In one Bacillus rossius redtenbacheri isolate Brsri chromosome 11, Brsri_v3, whole genome shotgun sequence genomic region, the following are encoded:
- the LOC134536608 gene encoding uncharacterized protein LOC134536608 produces the protein MQLLIDAVSKAVTFPCQMDDLLVTAVCDEDNYPCMANFCDQCRHFPIIGLIDKDNMDIDVKWQQCKEVNLIEHTGKIHNCIQEIQNQFPQFKLHCYIKRKQAKHFEATKLKVTTNTAVLQIDFAENYTAGFQYEIQSAHWHKQQVSHWHKQQVSHWHKQQVSLFTAVAWVGVCRRCFVIVSDDLNHNKYSVWVFLNKLIKVLKEEFPSLARVHIFSDGSAAQFKNRYIILSLTYFQQDFGTDCTWNFFATSHGKGSVDGVGGTVKRTVWRLVKSRQCVVQCAEDFFDCARNALKGITILFTSAIKIISMYETVSSRWVNVDPVPRLQKLHSFQPVTEGVVRVAITSYGENSLVVNLKNAYNECEVSDAPQPGPSASVSIEGTDSIEVGDFVFVQLNVMGLGTKTTSRKDYFAEVLSIDIETNQVVLKYMHPSGKMWIWPKENDISTEDISVIVNKCEPPKLVNNRGQFTFK, from the coding sequence ATGCAGTTATTAATTGATGCTGTGAGCAAAGCTGTTACGTTCCCTTGTCAAATGGATGATCTTCTAGTTACTGCAGTATGTGATGAAGACAATTACccttgcatggctaatttttGTGACCAGTGTAGACACTTTCCTATAATTGGGCTCATTGATAAAGACAACATGGACATAGATGTCAAGTGGCAACAATGTAAAGAAGTCAACCTCATAGAGCATACAGGAAAAATACACAACTGCATACAAGAAATTCAGAATCAATTTCCACAATTTAAACTGCACTGTTACATTAAAAGAAAGCAAGCAAAGCATTTTGAAGCtacaaaattaaaagttacaACAAATACTGCTGTTCTTCAAATAGACTTCGCAGAAAACTATACAGCAGGGTTTCAATATGAAATTCAAAGTGCACACTGGCACAAACAACAAGTATCACATTGGCACAAACAACAAGTATCACATTGGCACAAACAACAAGTATCACTTTTCACTGCAGTTGCTTGGGTTGGTGTCTGCAGACGTTGTTTTGTAATAGTCAGTGATGACTTGAACCACAACAAATACAGTGTCTgggttttcttaaataaattgatCAAAGTCTTGAAAGAAGAATTTCCCAGCCTTGCACGGGTTCATATATTTTCGGATGGAAGTGCAGCTCAATTTAAGAACCGTTACATAATTCTGTCTTTGACATATTTTCAGCAAGATTTTGGTACTGATTGCACTTGGAACTTCTTTGCTACATCTCATGGCAAAGGGTCTGTAGACGGTGTAGGAGGGACAGTGAAACGTACAGTTTGGCGTTTAGTCAAGTCACGTCAGTGTGTTGTACAGTGTGCAGAAGACTTTTTTGACTGTGCTAGGAATGCCTTAAAGGGGATAACAATCCTCTTCACATCTGCCATTAAGATTATTTCAATGTATGAAACTGTGTCCTCAAGATGGGTTAATGTTGATCCGGTTCCAAGGCTCCAAAAACTTCACAGCTTCCAGCCTGTGACTGAAGGCGTTGTTAGAGTTGCTATAACATCTTATGGTGAAAACAGTTTGGTTGTAAACTTGAAAAATGCATATAATGAGTGTGAAGTTAGTGATGCTCCACAACCAGGCCCATCTGCATCAGTCAGCATAGAGGGCACAGACAGTATTGAAGTTGGCGACTTTGTATTTGTGCAACTTAATGTAATGGGTCTTGGGACCAAAACCACTAGCCGGAAAGACTATTTTGCTGAAGTGCTTAGTATTGACATTGAAACTAACCaagtagttttaaaatacatGCATCCAAGTGGGAAGATGTGGATCTGGCCAAAAGAAAATGACATTTCAACTGAGGACATTTCTGTTATTGTGAATAAATGTGAACCTCCCAAACTTGTCAATAACCGTGGAcagtttacatttaaataa